From Haemorhous mexicanus isolate bHaeMex1 chromosome 1, bHaeMex1.pri, whole genome shotgun sequence, one genomic window encodes:
- the UBXN2B gene encoding UBX domain-containing protein 2B, with product MADGGAAPAQPDGDVPAAPAAGARRERQPRSSGRPPSARDLQLALAELYEDEAKRLSLCSDKPTATKISNPKVSQSLKLDSLKRLRKPERSMSDDKENQRFYSGDSEYRGLQISGASNNPSKIVAELFKEAKEHGAVPLDEASRASGDFSKAKSFSGGGYRLGDSSQKHSEYIYGENQDVQILLKLWRNGFSLDDGELRSYSDPTNAQFLESVKRGEIPLELQRLVHGGQVNLDMEDHQEQEYVKPRLRFKAFSGEGQKLGSLTPEIVSTPSSPEEEEKSILNAPVLIDDSMPATKIQIRLADGSRLIQRFNQTHRIKHIRDFIIQSRPAFATTDFVLVTTFPNKELTDESLTLQEADILNTVILQQLK from the exons ATGGCGGACGGCGGGGCAGCGCCCGCGCAGCCGGACGGGGATGTGCCCGCGGCTCCGGCCGCCGGCGCCCGCAGGGAGCGGCAGCCCCGGAGCAGCGGCCGCCCGCCTAGCGCCCGGGATTTGCAG CTGGCCTTGGCAGAGTTATATGAAGATGAAGCTAAAAGACTGTCATTGTGTTCTGACAAGCCAACAGCTACAAAGATCAGTAACCCAAAGGTATCACAGAG TCTTAAGCTGGATTCTCTTAAAAGGTtgagaaaaccagagagaagcATGAGCGAtgacaaagaaaaccaaag ATTTTATTCAGGTGACTCAGAATATAGAGGATTACAGATTTCTGGGGCTTCTAATAACCCGAGTAAAATTGTTGCTGAACTCTTCAAGGAAGCAAAAGAGCATGGGGCTGTCCCATTAGATGAAGCCTCGAGAGCATCTGGTGATTTCAGTAAAGCCAAG tcgTTTTCTGGTGGTGGATACAGATTGGGTGACTCATCACAAAAGCACTCTGAATACATATATGGAGAAAATCAGGAT GTTCAAATTTTGCTGAAACTGTGGAGGAATGGGTTCAGTTTAGATGATGGCGAGTTGAGATCCTATTCAGATCCAACAAATGCTCAGTTTCTTGAGTCAGTTAAAAGAGG GGAAATTCCTTTGGAGCTGCAGCGACTTGTTCATGGTGGCCAGGTAAATCTGGATATGGAAGATCACCAAGAACAGGAATATGTGAAGCCCAGACTGCGATTCAAAGCTTTCAGTGGTGAAGGGCAGAAGCTTGGAAG CCTTACACCTGAAATAGTCAGCACACCTTCTtccccagaggaggaggagaaatccaTTCTAAATGCACCTGTTCTTATTGATGATTCCATGCCAGCAACTAAAATTCAAATTAGATTAGCCGATGGAAGCCGGTTGATACAAAGATTTAATCAAACACACAG GATTAAGCATATTCGAGATTTCATTATCCAGTCCCGTCCAGCTTTTGCAACAACGGATTTTGTTCTTGTGACTACCTTTCCAAATAAAGAACTAACAGATGAAAGCCTGACACTACAAGAAGCAGATATACTTAACACTGTGATTCTTCAGCAATTAAAGTGA